From Streptomyces sp. 6-11-2, one genomic window encodes:
- a CDS encoding amidohydrolase, protein MPLTVFRNGTVWTGLPVPPGAGQPPTALAVRDGRVEAVGAEAEALAGAADELLDLDGGLLMPAFGDGHCHPDQGGFEALGPRIRPCTSVDELVAEVGRYAAEHPEADWILGGSYDSTLAPDGLFDARWLDAVVPDRPVALRAWDYHTLWCNTEAMRRAGLDGSAKDSERGRFVRRADGSLMGTMVEWDAVDAVLGAAPERTLDERVRALTHATRTYAAAGVTWIQDAWVDHEAVDAYLTAARQGVLATRVNLALRADPSRWREQLAEFAADHDRIHAEGLDRLTVRTVKFFVDGIIENRTAALLEPYADDPCTRGMPVWAAAELREALVEIDRLGLQPHLHAIGDAGIRTALDALAHLTEVRGPRDRRPVIAHVQMVDPEDLPRFAELGVIANIEPLWLQPDPAMTDLTMPRLGEVRSRQQYPLGSLLRSGARVSFGSDWPVTDHRPLTGLPVPVTRQTPERLPEGGWLPGERIDIETSMSCYTAGVAHQAMADDRGVLAPGRVADLVWLDRDPRDLDPHDVPAITVLGTWLAGERTHGTQG, encoded by the coding sequence ATGCCCCTCACCGTCTTCCGCAACGGCACCGTGTGGACCGGTCTGCCCGTACCGCCCGGGGCCGGGCAGCCGCCGACCGCGCTGGCCGTTCGGGACGGCCGCGTCGAGGCCGTCGGCGCCGAGGCCGAGGCGCTCGCCGGCGCCGCCGACGAGCTGCTGGACCTCGACGGAGGTCTACTCATGCCCGCGTTCGGAGACGGTCACTGCCACCCCGACCAGGGCGGATTCGAAGCACTGGGGCCACGGATCAGACCCTGTACCAGCGTGGACGAGCTGGTCGCGGAGGTCGGCCGGTACGCCGCCGAGCACCCGGAGGCGGACTGGATCCTCGGCGGCAGCTACGACTCCACGCTCGCCCCCGACGGCCTCTTCGACGCCCGCTGGCTCGACGCCGTCGTGCCCGACCGCCCGGTCGCCCTGCGGGCCTGGGACTACCACACGCTGTGGTGCAACACCGAGGCCATGCGCCGGGCCGGCCTCGACGGCTCCGCCAAGGACAGCGAGCGCGGCCGGTTCGTACGCCGTGCCGACGGCAGCCTGATGGGCACCATGGTCGAGTGGGACGCGGTCGACGCGGTCCTCGGCGCCGCACCCGAGCGCACCCTGGACGAACGTGTACGGGCCCTGACCCACGCCACCCGCACCTACGCCGCGGCCGGAGTCACCTGGATCCAGGACGCCTGGGTGGACCACGAGGCCGTCGACGCCTATCTGACGGCGGCCCGGCAGGGCGTCCTGGCCACGCGGGTGAACCTCGCCCTGCGCGCCGACCCGTCGCGGTGGCGCGAGCAGCTGGCCGAGTTCGCGGCCGACCACGACCGGATCCACGCGGAGGGGCTCGACCGGCTGACCGTGCGGACCGTCAAGTTCTTCGTCGACGGCATCATCGAGAACCGCACCGCGGCGCTGCTCGAACCGTACGCCGACGACCCCTGCACCCGGGGCATGCCGGTCTGGGCCGCCGCCGAGCTGCGCGAGGCGCTGGTGGAGATCGACCGGCTGGGGCTCCAGCCGCATCTGCACGCGATCGGCGACGCCGGCATCCGCACCGCCCTGGACGCCCTCGCCCACCTCACCGAGGTGCGCGGCCCCCGGGACCGCCGTCCGGTGATCGCCCATGTGCAGATGGTCGACCCCGAGGACCTGCCCCGCTTCGCCGAACTGGGCGTGATCGCCAACATCGAGCCCCTGTGGCTTCAGCCCGACCCCGCGATGACCGACTTGACCATGCCCCGTCTGGGCGAGGTCCGGTCCCGGCAGCAGTACCCGCTGGGCTCGCTGCTGCGCAGCGGAGCCCGGGTCTCGTTCGGGAGCGACTGGCCGGTCACCGACCACCGGCCGCTGACGGGCCTTCCGGTCCCGGTGACCCGGCAGACGCCGGAGCGCCTCCCCGAGGGCGGATGGCTGCCGGGGGAACGGATCGACATCGAGACCTCGATGTCCTGCTACACGGCCGGCGTCGCCCATCAGGCGATGGCCGACGACCGGGGTGTCCTGGCCCCGGGACGGGTCGCCGACCTGGTCTGGCTCGACCGGGACCCCCGCGACCTCGATCCGCACGACGTGCCCGCCATCACCGTGCTCGGCACCTGGCTGGCGGGCGAGCGCACCCACGGCACCCAGGGGTGA
- a CDS encoding APC family permease: MTDTDIPAEKGLRRVLGLPGLTLFGLTYLAPVTVFTTYGAVTGVTHGHLPAAYVIALVVMLFTAVSYGRMVRAFPTAGSAYTYTQQSFGGHVGFMVGWTLLLDYLFLPMINFLLIGIYLHSQFPSVPARVFVLAALLLALFVNVLGVDSISRLSILVVGLAGVLVVLFVALSVHHTLGHGASKPFASFLPGGSGTSAAFSGAAILALSFLGFDAVSTMSEEAKDPRRTIPRAIVLTTAIGGVLFIVVSWMGALVHPGATFSDPDSAGLDIMRTLGGSAFTSFFVAVYVAGAFGSGVTTQASVSRILYSMGRDGVLPKRVFGYLHPRFRTPVIATGLTSAVSLVALFISLDNAVVMINFGALIAFSMVNLSVVKHYLIDQGRRSGRDLLSYGLLPIVGFALTVWLWTSLEGITFEVGLCWMLAGFLYLLFLTRAFRRKPPVMSFSEERSEAEAAPGDVAAVRRV; this comes from the coding sequence ATGACGGATACAGACATCCCCGCGGAAAAAGGACTCAGGCGAGTCCTGGGGCTGCCGGGGCTCACCCTCTTCGGGCTCACCTATCTCGCCCCGGTGACCGTGTTCACCACCTACGGGGCGGTCACCGGCGTCACCCACGGCCATCTGCCGGCCGCCTATGTGATCGCCCTCGTGGTGATGCTCTTCACTGCCGTCAGCTACGGGCGGATGGTGCGGGCGTTCCCCACGGCGGGGTCGGCGTACACCTACACCCAGCAGTCCTTCGGCGGGCATGTCGGCTTCATGGTCGGCTGGACGCTGCTGCTGGACTACCTCTTCCTGCCGATGATCAACTTCCTGCTGATCGGCATCTATCTGCACAGCCAGTTCCCGTCGGTTCCCGCACGGGTGTTCGTGCTCGCCGCGCTGCTGCTCGCGCTTTTCGTCAACGTGCTCGGCGTGGACTCCATCAGCCGGCTCAGCATCCTGGTGGTGGGCCTGGCCGGGGTACTCGTGGTGCTCTTCGTCGCCCTGTCCGTCCACCACACGCTCGGCCACGGCGCCTCCAAGCCGTTCGCCTCGTTCCTGCCGGGCGGCTCCGGGACCTCGGCGGCGTTCTCCGGGGCCGCGATCCTGGCGCTGAGCTTCCTCGGGTTCGACGCGGTCTCCACCATGTCGGAGGAGGCCAAGGACCCGCGGCGCACCATCCCCCGCGCCATCGTGCTGACCACGGCCATCGGCGGCGTCCTGTTCATCGTGGTGTCCTGGATGGGCGCGCTGGTGCACCCGGGCGCCACGTTCAGCGACCCCGACAGCGCGGGCCTGGACATCATGCGAACGCTGGGCGGTTCGGCCTTCACCTCGTTCTTCGTGGCCGTCTATGTCGCGGGCGCCTTCGGCTCCGGGGTCACCACGCAGGCGAGCGTGTCCCGGATCCTGTACTCGATGGGACGCGACGGGGTGCTGCCCAAGCGGGTGTTCGGCTATCTGCATCCCCGCTTCCGCACCCCGGTGATCGCGACCGGCCTGACGTCCGCGGTCTCGCTGGTCGCCCTGTTCATCAGCCTCGACAACGCCGTGGTGATGATCAACTTCGGTGCCCTGATCGCCTTCTCGATGGTCAACCTGAGCGTGGTCAAGCACTATCTGATCGACCAGGGCCGCCGGAGCGGTCGCGACCTGCTCTCCTACGGGCTGCTGCCGATCGTCGGATTCGCGCTGACCGTCTGGCTGTGGACCAGCCTGGAGGGCATCACCTTCGAGGTGGGGCTCTGCTGGATGCTGGCCGGGTTCCTGTACCTGCTGTTCCTGACCCGCGCGTTCCGGCGGAAGCCTCCGGTGATGAGCTTCAGCGAGGAGCGGTCGGAGGCGGAGGCCGCGCCGGGCGACGTGGCGGCGGTGCGGCGGGTTTGA
- a CDS encoding bifunctional diguanylate cyclase/phosphodiesterase, with protein MIAGPDGPEGRLRRLTTIWSRAVFPVTSTSLTRPEFEEQLLPLARRLSTALRDRAFAAEEGEAVGAALVDAHCTAPEALSRSLDCLDAYLVLYCGEDGDQEDLRARSARLQHSMAAGFARALRERTLAEQEAIAQAALRAQGVVAQALHASEARFRAVFEGAAIGIAIADLEGNVLQVNSALLRMFGGSEQTVRGRNVQEWTHADDAPQMWRLYEELVRGEREHYHVEKAFYRPDGTVLWTNLTVSLLRDADGYPQYQLALMEDTTERRLLNLRLRYEATHDALTGLPNRTLFFERLEKALNAGEDQRFGLCYLDLDGFKTINDSLGHAAGDRLLVEVADRLQACATAPGEMVARLGGDEFVALTTGPGTRREVDELAARIMNALVAPVRIDGRELAVRGSIGIVEGPAGERSAAEVLRSADITMYRAKSAGGNRFELADPEADARAITRHGLTTALPAALDRGEFFIEYQPLVHLGDGSVRGAEALVRWLHPQHGVLGPDRFIPLAEHTGLIVPLGRWVMEQSVRQARRWRETHRDGAEGPLRINVNLSPCQLTHPGLVQDTVDILERAGVQPDALCLEVTESALIGADDDLLKPLRRLAEMGVDIALDDFGTGYSNLANLRRLPVSVLKLDRSFTQGMQQFPADPVDLKIVEGIVALAHSLDLAVTVEGVETGAQAEQLRVLGCDTAQGWYYARPGPPDRLHDLALADATT; from the coding sequence GTGATCGCGGGACCGGACGGGCCGGAGGGCAGACTTCGCCGGTTGACGACGATCTGGAGCCGGGCCGTCTTCCCGGTGACCTCGACGTCGCTGACCCGCCCGGAGTTCGAGGAGCAACTCCTGCCGCTCGCCCGCCGGTTGAGCACGGCGCTACGGGACCGGGCCTTCGCCGCGGAGGAGGGCGAGGCAGTCGGCGCGGCCCTGGTCGACGCACACTGCACCGCGCCCGAGGCGCTCAGCCGCTCGCTGGACTGCCTCGACGCCTATCTCGTGCTGTACTGCGGCGAGGACGGCGACCAGGAGGACCTGCGCGCCCGCTCCGCGCGGTTGCAGCACTCGATGGCGGCAGGGTTCGCGCGGGCGCTGCGCGAACGCACACTGGCCGAGCAGGAGGCGATAGCCCAGGCGGCGCTGCGCGCCCAGGGCGTGGTCGCCCAGGCCCTGCACGCCAGCGAGGCCCGCTTCCGCGCCGTGTTCGAAGGCGCGGCGATCGGCATCGCCATCGCCGACCTGGAGGGCAACGTCCTCCAGGTCAACAGCGCGCTGCTGCGCATGTTCGGCGGCTCCGAGCAGACCGTGCGCGGCCGCAACGTACAAGAGTGGACCCACGCCGACGACGCCCCGCAGATGTGGCGGCTGTACGAGGAACTGGTGCGCGGCGAGCGCGAGCACTACCACGTGGAGAAGGCCTTCTACCGGCCGGACGGAACGGTTCTGTGGACCAACCTGACCGTCTCCCTGCTCCGCGACGCGGACGGCTACCCGCAGTACCAGCTCGCCCTCATGGAGGACACCACCGAGCGGCGGCTGCTCAATCTGAGACTGCGGTACGAGGCCACCCACGACGCGCTCACCGGCCTGCCCAACCGCACCCTGTTCTTCGAACGCCTGGAGAAGGCGCTGAACGCGGGCGAGGACCAGCGCTTCGGCCTGTGCTACCTCGACCTGGACGGCTTCAAGACCATCAACGACAGCCTCGGCCACGCGGCCGGCGACCGGCTGCTCGTCGAGGTCGCCGACCGGCTCCAGGCCTGTGCGACCGCGCCCGGCGAGATGGTCGCCCGGCTCGGCGGTGACGAGTTCGTCGCGCTGACCACCGGCCCCGGCACCCGGCGCGAGGTCGACGAGCTCGCCGCCCGGATCATGAACGCGCTGGTCGCCCCGGTCCGCATCGACGGCCGGGAACTGGCCGTACGCGGCAGCATCGGCATCGTCGAGGGACCGGCGGGCGAGCGCAGCGCGGCCGAGGTGCTGCGCAGCGCGGACATCACCATGTACCGGGCCAAGTCGGCCGGCGGCAACCGCTTCGAGCTCGCCGATCCGGAGGCCGACGCCCGCGCCATCACCCGGCATGGACTGACCACGGCGCTGCCGGCCGCGCTGGACCGGGGCGAGTTCTTCATCGAGTACCAGCCCCTGGTGCACCTCGGTGACGGCAGCGTGCGCGGTGCCGAGGCGCTGGTGCGCTGGCTGCATCCGCAGCACGGCGTCCTCGGCCCCGACCGGTTCATCCCGCTCGCCGAGCACACCGGGCTGATCGTCCCGCTGGGCCGTTGGGTCATGGAGCAGTCGGTGCGCCAGGCCCGCCGGTGGCGGGAGACGCACCGGGACGGCGCCGAGGGACCGCTGCGCATCAACGTCAACCTCTCGCCGTGCCAGCTCACCCACCCCGGGCTCGTCCAGGACACCGTCGACATCCTGGAGCGCGCGGGCGTGCAGCCGGACGCGCTGTGCCTGGAGGTCACCGAGTCGGCGCTCATCGGCGCCGACGACGACCTGCTCAAGCCGCTGCGCCGGCTGGCCGAGATGGGCGTCGACATCGCCCTGGACGACTTCGGCACCGGCTACTCCAACCTGGCCAACCTGCGCCGGCTGCCGGTGAGCGTGCTCAAGCTGGACCGTTCCTTCACCCAGGGCATGCAGCAGTTCCCGGCCGACCCCGTCGACCTGAAGATCGTCGAGGGCATCGTCGCGCTCGCCCACAGCCTGGACCTCGCGGTCACCGTGGAGGGCGTGGAGACGGGCGCCCAGGCCGAGCAACTGCGCGTCCTGGGCTGCGACACCGCCCAGGGCTGGTACTACGCCCGCCCGGGCCCACCGGACCGCTTGCACGACCTGGCCCTGGCAGACGCGACAACGTAA
- a CDS encoding SAM-dependent methyltransferase: MERPAWAPRSIDISMPSVARIYDFYLGGSHNFEVDREAARRAMELMPGLPKIMQANRAFMRRAVDFALAEGITQFLDIGSGIPTFGNVHEVAQAARPGARVLYVDHDPVAVSHSKAVLAGNEDADVIAADLRKPGEILASPELGRLIDLNRPVALLLVAILHFVEDADDPYGAVAELRDALAPGSLLVLTHAAFEGIPLSVKRSRSLVDVYKDIRNPLIMRSREEIARFFEGYDMVEPGLVPMPNWRPRTAPEDEDPYAFSGFAGVGRTA, from the coding sequence ATGGAGCGTCCCGCCTGGGCTCCGCGAAGCATCGACATCTCGATGCCGAGCGTCGCTCGAATCTACGACTTCTACTTGGGCGGTTCGCACAACTTCGAGGTCGACCGGGAAGCGGCCCGCAGGGCCATGGAGTTGATGCCGGGGCTGCCCAAGATCATGCAGGCCAACCGGGCCTTCATGCGCCGGGCCGTGGACTTCGCCCTGGCGGAGGGCATCACCCAGTTCCTGGACATCGGGTCCGGCATCCCCACCTTCGGCAACGTCCACGAGGTCGCCCAGGCCGCCCGGCCCGGCGCGCGGGTGCTGTACGTCGACCACGACCCGGTGGCCGTCAGCCACAGCAAGGCCGTTCTGGCGGGCAACGAGGACGCGGACGTGATCGCGGCCGACCTGCGCAAGCCCGGGGAAATCCTCGCGAGCCCCGAGTTGGGGCGGCTGATCGACCTGAATCGGCCAGTCGCGCTCCTTCTCGTTGCCATACTGCACTTCGTGGAGGACGCGGACGACCCCTACGGTGCGGTGGCCGAGCTGCGCGACGCGCTCGCGCCCGGCAGCCTGCTCGTCCTCACCCATGCCGCGTTCGAGGGAATCCCGCTTTCCGTGAAGCGGAGCCGGTCCCTGGTGGACGTGTACAAGGACATTCGCAACCCGCTGATCATGCGTTCGCGCGAGGAGATCGCGCGGTTCTTCGAGGGGTACGACATGGTGGAACCCGGGCTGGTGCCGATGCCGAACTGGCGGCCGCGTACGGCGCCGGAGGACGAGGACCCGTATGCCTTCTCCGGTTTCGCGGGCGTGGGGCGTACGGCGTGA
- a CDS encoding SCO0930 family lipoprotein, with product MNTSWRSASLVAAAAAVLALTTACGQESVPSAGSQNVGATAAAGGFGSVGTGADTGVGNGYGADGQQGAAKAAGELAVSANAELGKVVTDSAGMTLYRFDADTAQPPKSTCDADCATAWPPVPADDATAGAGIDKALLGEVTRADGSKQLTIAGWPAYRYAKDTKAGETSGQGVNGKWFALAPDGKKASLVNLPGLSVKKTELGDVVVDKNGMTVYRFSKDQAWPKSVSACTGSCLEKWPAVAPVAVSDTKGVLKKGMMPFTRPDGVKQMTINCWPLYTFSGDEAPGDVNGQGIGGTWFAVSPDGKAIGAPQ from the coding sequence ATGAACACCTCCTGGCGGAGCGCCTCACTCGTGGCGGCGGCCGCGGCCGTGCTGGCGCTGACGACGGCGTGCGGTCAGGAAAGCGTCCCTTCGGCGGGCAGTCAGAACGTGGGTGCGACCGCCGCGGCCGGCGGCTTCGGCAGCGTCGGCACCGGTGCCGACACCGGCGTCGGCAACGGTTACGGCGCCGACGGTCAGCAGGGTGCCGCCAAGGCCGCCGGGGAACTCGCGGTCTCCGCCAACGCGGAGCTGGGCAAGGTGGTCACCGACAGCGCCGGGATGACCCTGTACCGCTTCGACGCGGACACGGCCCAGCCCCCCAAGTCCACCTGCGACGCCGACTGCGCCACGGCCTGGCCGCCGGTTCCCGCCGACGACGCCACGGCCGGCGCCGGTATCGACAAGGCCCTGCTCGGCGAGGTCACCCGCGCCGACGGCAGCAAGCAGCTGACCATCGCCGGGTGGCCCGCCTACCGCTACGCGAAGGACACCAAGGCCGGCGAGACCAGCGGCCAGGGCGTGAACGGCAAGTGGTTCGCGCTGGCGCCCGACGGCAAGAAGGCCTCGTTGGTGAACCTGCCGGGCCTGTCCGTGAAGAAGACCGAACTGGGCGATGTCGTCGTCGACAAGAACGGCATGACGGTCTACCGCTTCTCGAAGGACCAGGCGTGGCCGAAGTCGGTCTCCGCCTGCACCGGTTCCTGCCTGGAGAAGTGGCCGGCCGTGGCGCCCGTTGCCGTCAGCGACACCAAGGGCGTGTTGAAGAAGGGCATGATGCCCTTCACCCGGCCCGACGGCGTCAAGCAGATGACCATCAACTGCTGGCCCCTCTACACGTTTTCCGGGGACGAGGCGCCCGGGGACGTCAACGGCCAGGGCATCGGCGGCACATGGTTCGCCGTCTCCCCCGACGGGAAGGCGATCGGCGCGCCGCAGTAG
- a CDS encoding DUF4239 domain-containing protein: protein MSEWLVLVLAMLAACAVVVVITLVRHRTKAVDDDPTETPDVIEYMTMWIGVVYAIVLGLAIAGVWEARVAAQDHVQAEAQALHEVSERVRVYPPDVRDRIRADVDTYAGHVVTTEWKTMADHGRVTQRGDELLGRVRADVTDYQPKSDFEAQAYQPLVDQVAAAAQARTARAGSMGATMPGVVWFGLISGGVITIGMVFALQIRRTRRELILAGLFSALITFLLFLIWDFDAPYSRGVSATAGPFLDLFPHLTH, encoded by the coding sequence TTGTCGGAATGGCTTGTTCTCGTTCTCGCGATGCTGGCCGCCTGTGCGGTGGTCGTGGTCATCACCCTCGTGCGGCACCGCACGAAGGCCGTGGACGACGATCCCACCGAGACCCCGGACGTCATCGAGTACATGACCATGTGGATCGGCGTGGTCTACGCCATCGTGCTGGGGCTGGCCATCGCCGGTGTCTGGGAGGCGCGCGTCGCCGCCCAGGACCACGTGCAGGCGGAGGCCCAGGCACTGCACGAGGTCTCCGAACGCGTCCGCGTCTATCCGCCCGACGTGCGCGACCGCATCCGCGCCGACGTCGACACCTACGCCGGACACGTCGTGACCACCGAGTGGAAGACCATGGCCGACCACGGCCGTGTCACCCAGCGGGGCGACGAGCTGCTCGGCCGCGTCCGCGCCGACGTCACCGACTACCAGCCCAAGTCGGACTTCGAGGCGCAGGCCTACCAGCCGCTGGTGGACCAGGTGGCCGCCGCCGCCCAGGCCCGCACCGCACGCGCCGGCTCCATGGGGGCGACGATGCCGGGTGTGGTGTGGTTCGGTCTGATCTCGGGGGGCGTCATCACCATCGGCATGGTGTTCGCGCTCCAGATCCGGCGCACGAGAAGGGAACTGATCCTCGCCGGGCTGTTCTCCGCGCTGATCACCTTCCTCCTCTTCCTGATCTGGGACTTCGACGCCCCCTACAGCCGCGGGGTCTCGGCCACCGCCGGGCCGTTCCTGGACCTGTTCCCCCATCTGACACACTGA
- a CDS encoding class F sortase — MPARELTGFVEEERERPRKRAPWGVIALALLTGLALIRNGSGEFDVGPPQPATAAAPDIRHTPLPSGGILQPLSRSVPDRVRIPVLQIDAPITPVGVDSDGWVAAPPPADPNLAGWFNGAVTPGEKGTSVVVGHVDNDAGPAVFYGLGALQKGNRVEINRQDGKTAVFEVYGVEVFAKNDFPGDRVYGSKGTPELRVITCGGGYTKQNGYQGNVVVFARLVEVR; from the coding sequence ATGCCTGCGAGAGAGCTGACCGGATTCGTCGAGGAGGAGCGGGAGCGACCGAGGAAGCGCGCACCGTGGGGCGTGATAGCGCTTGCCCTGCTGACCGGACTCGCCCTGATCCGCAACGGCTCCGGGGAGTTCGACGTCGGCCCGCCCCAGCCCGCGACGGCGGCGGCGCCGGACATCAGGCACACGCCGCTCCCCTCGGGCGGGATCCTGCAGCCCCTGTCGCGCTCGGTGCCCGACCGGGTCAGGATCCCCGTCCTCCAGATCGACGCGCCCATCACCCCGGTCGGTGTGGACTCCGACGGCTGGGTCGCCGCGCCGCCGCCCGCGGACCCGAATCTGGCCGGCTGGTTCAACGGCGCGGTCACGCCCGGGGAAAAGGGCACTTCGGTCGTCGTCGGCCATGTAGACAACGATGCGGGACCCGCCGTGTTCTACGGACTCGGCGCCCTGCAGAAGGGAAACCGCGTCGAAATCAACCGCCAGGACGGGAAAACCGCCGTATTCGAGGTGTACGGCGTCGAGGTGTTCGCGAAGAACGATTTCCCCGGAGACCGTGTGTACGGCTCGAAGGGCACGCCGGAACTGCGGGTCATCACCTGCGGCGGCGGTTACACGAAGCAGAACGGATATCAGGGGAACGTCGTCGTGTTCGCCCGCCTGGTCGAGGTCCGCTGA
- a CDS encoding polysaccharide deacetylase family protein encodes MQKDQLLTRRRALFAGAVALGAAGAAGTAGLLLSGSSDTPVPPAPAAGPEARVALNSSAYRLRPLAGDVPQRAAPLPAKVRTTPILRFSGRGDTMMLSFDDGPHPDFTPHVLDTLAKYDVRATFMVCGEMADWNRDLLARMADEGHVVGNHTWSHPLLTRLGRRGIRAEIERTSDLIEKAYGERPLWFRAPYGAWNRDVFRINADLGMEPLAWSVDSLDWTAPGTGVIVRRIEHGAAPGVVVLSHDAGGDRSQTVRALRDYLPKLLDEGHHFTVPRREYT; translated from the coding sequence ATGCAGAAGGATCAGTTGCTCACGCGACGCCGGGCGTTGTTCGCCGGGGCCGTCGCCCTCGGAGCGGCGGGAGCGGCCGGCACGGCCGGTCTGCTGCTCTCCGGTTCCTCCGACACTCCGGTACCGCCCGCCCCCGCCGCGGGCCCCGAGGCGCGCGTCGCCCTCAACTCCTCCGCCTACCGTCTGCGGCCCCTGGCCGGTGACGTCCCGCAGCGGGCCGCGCCGCTGCCCGCCAAGGTGCGGACCACGCCGATCCTGCGTTTCTCCGGCCGTGGCGACACGATGATGCTGTCGTTCGACGACGGACCCCACCCCGATTTCACCCCGCACGTCCTGGACACCCTGGCCAAGTACGACGTCCGGGCGACGTTCATGGTCTGCGGGGAGATGGCCGACTGGAACCGGGACCTGCTGGCCCGGATGGCCGACGAGGGACACGTCGTCGGCAACCACACCTGGAGCCACCCGCTGCTCACCCGCCTCGGCCGCCGCGGCATCCGCGCCGAGATCGAGCGCACCAGCGACCTCATCGAAAAGGCCTACGGCGAGCGGCCGTTGTGGTTCCGTGCCCCCTACGGTGCCTGGAACCGCGACGTGTTCCGGATCAACGCCGACCTGGGCATGGAACCGCTGGCCTGGAGCGTCGACAGCCTCGACTGGACCGCCCCCGGCACCGGCGTCATCGTGCGCCGGATCGAGCACGGCGCCGCCCCCGGGGTCGTGGTGCTCTCCCACGACGCCGGGGGCGACCGCTCGCAGACCGTCCGCGCGCTGCGCGACTACCTTCCCAAGCTCCTCGACGAAGGGCACCACTTCACCGTGCCGCGCCGGGAGTACACCTGA